The proteins below come from a single Demetria terragena DSM 11295 genomic window:
- a CDS encoding ArsR/SmtB family transcription factor, producing the protein MANREIPTIHPDTDTLKAMSHPVRLRMLGLLRSEGPATASQLAQRLGLNSGATSYHLRQLADYGLVKDAPDRGNKRDRWWQAAHQSTRTALSEENDPDARAATMAFWKTAIGEQVRQIQAAAAELDELPREWADVSGGSDWGIRLTADQARELTDRIGALIDEAMANELPDDELPPDAEPIIFQVHAFPRPGHLTHRDEQHS; encoded by the coding sequence ATGGCCAACCGTGAGATTCCGACGATTCACCCCGATACCGACACCCTGAAGGCGATGTCGCATCCGGTGCGGTTGCGCATGCTTGGGCTGCTGCGCTCCGAGGGCCCGGCCACGGCGAGTCAATTGGCCCAGCGCCTTGGCCTCAACTCGGGAGCGACCAGTTATCACCTGCGGCAACTGGCCGACTACGGCCTCGTGAAGGACGCGCCAGACCGTGGCAACAAGCGTGACCGGTGGTGGCAGGCGGCGCACCAGTCGACGCGCACGGCGCTATCCGAGGAGAACGACCCAGACGCGCGAGCGGCCACGATGGCCTTCTGGAAGACCGCGATCGGCGAGCAGGTGCGCCAGATCCAGGCGGCGGCAGCCGAACTGGATGAATTGCCGCGCGAGTGGGCCGACGTCTCTGGGGGCAGTGACTGGGGGATTCGGCTTACGGCAGACCAGGCGCGCGAGCTCACTGACCGGATCGGCGCGCTCATCGACGAGGCGATGGCCAATGAGCTTCCCGACGATGAGCTTCCGCCGGACGCTGAGCCCATCATCTTTCAAGTGCATGCATTCCCTCGTCCCGGACACCTCACACATCGGGACGAGCAACACTCATGA